The Leptotrichia sp. OH3620_COT-345 genomic sequence TAGGAAAGTATACAAAATACAATGATAAAACAATAAATTTTTTAACGAATAATCCGTTAATAAAGTTAGGAGAGACTAAAGACAGCAATGGTTGTCCTATGGGTTGGGCATTAATAAAAGTGGAAGAGGTTAAAGATGAATAGCTTTTTAATATCTTTATCTCCAATACAGGATATCTATATAAAAGAAGAAGTATACGGTAAAAAGATATATCAGGCTTTAAATGATATTTTTCCTGATATACACGGAGTTTTCAGAGTTTCTTCTTTTTTCGGATATTTTTTTGAAAATGAATTTATGCTTGAAAAAGAAAAAAGTTATAAAATAATGATGACAATAAAAGCTCCGGAATATTTTCCTTCTTTAATTCAGAAATTGTTTAGAAAAGCTTTGAATAAGGAAACAATTATTATTGGTGAAAATGAATTTATAATTAAAGGAATAGTTTCAAGTGACAAAACATGGACAGGACATTATAATTTTAAAAATATTATGGAACAGGAAACAGAAGATTTAAAAGATAATCTTAAAATAAAAATATTGACTCCGATACTTTCAGAAAAAAAAATTGAAAATAAATTTGTATTCGGGTTTGATGAAATATTTTTTGAAATTTTAAGTAATTTTGAAAAATACAGTAGTGAGAATTTTAATTATTTGAAAAATGAAAAAAATGAAATATTTTTAGTAAAGCAGGAAAAATATTATACGAAAAAAATAATAATTGAAAACGTATTGAAAAATTCTTATTTAGGAGAAATTGATATTTTTATTCAGGAAAATGAGTATAAAAATTTAATACATTCTATTTTTCAATTTTCAAGATTTAATGGGATAGGAAAAATGGCAGAATACGGATTTGGTCAGATATTACTGTTATAATTTAATGGTATAACAGATTTAGGAACATAAAATCGCTATAGAGGAAAAAGTAAATTTAATGTACAAAGAATTAGGGTGTGTCTGAAAACTGTCAAAATAAGGAATTTTAACGAATATTCTAGAATTTTTAAATAACAGGGTAGCAGTTTTATTATAATTCTGCTAATTTAAAAAGTAAAAAAATATTGAAAATATCGCAAATTTTAACTTTTCAGACGTATTTTAATTAAAAACTTTAAAAAGCGGCAGTTGCGGCAGTTTTATAAATTAAAAATAAATCTTTGACCATAATGAAATACATATTTTTAAAAATTATAAGATGCTATTTTTATTGGTTTTATAAAAAAGAAAATATTTAAAATTTATGTTTTTTCCTATTTTAATTAAGAGAATACAGCTATAAAACAGGAGTTAAAATGAAATATTCTATTTTGAAGTTTAAAGGAAACAAAAAATATAAAATAAAAGATTTGGAGAAACTGAAAGAATTTTTATCCTTAAAATATAAGGAAAAAGCAGAAATTTATAATTATCTGTCAGAAAAATCTGAAGTTTCGCATGATAAATTACAGTATAAACTGATAAAAAATAATTTGTCGGTTATGACTGTTGGAGAAGCAGTTAAAATAAATATGAAACTATTTGAAGAAGCTGAATATCCGGATATTGACGGAAATATTTACTCTGATGCGGAAAAGGAAATTCAGATAATAAATGAAGAAATTTCATATTCTCAGGATATAATGTATAATTATAAATTTGTTACTCCGTATCTGCCTTTAAACGAAGATAATTTTAGAAAATATTTGAGAGGAGAATATACTTTAAATGAAGTTATCAGAGAAAATATAACGGAAGTTTTAAAAGAGTTTGCAATAAATCTTGAAGAAAATCAGAAAATATACATTGAACAGAGTCTCTGGATAACTTCGGAAAATTTAAGAAATTTTGATATGATAACTTTTTTGGGAGAATTTTCGACCAATGTAAAACTTCCTGATTATTTTTCATTGGGAAGAAAGAAAGACATAGGATATGGGACATTTATAAACATTATATAATATTGAATTAAATAATATATACCAAACATACCAAAACTATGTAAAACTTCAATATGAAAAGGAGCTGTCTTAATATTTAAGTAAAAATAAATAAGTGAAAACAACTCTTAAAACTAAAAACAATATATTTTTATTAGGGTGTGTCTGACAACTTAAAATTTATGATATTTTAAATATTTTTTTACTTTTTAAAATTAACGGAGCTATGATAAAACTAATATTCTGTTATTTATAACTTTTAAGATGTTTTTTTAAATTTATCATTTTGAGAGTTTTCAGACACACCCCAGCTTTATTAAAATAATAAAACTATATAAATTTATTTTAATATACTTTTTATTTTATAGGCAGCTTCGATATTAATATTTAAATGTTGAATTTTAAAAGATAAAACAACAGTTTTAAACTATACGATATGTCAAACTTGATAACAGGCAATATTTATATAATATATTGTAAAAGTCCTTTAAAAATGCTATAATCATTAAAGATTTCAGGGAGGTATCAGAGTAAGTAATTGTAAAGATTTTTATTTATATCAGTTAAAAATTGAGTAGAAGTTTTTACTATTATTTGCTCCCTTCCTGAAATAGTCAAAAGAAAACTTTAGGAGGAGAAAATGTTTAATGAAAGAACTTACGGGTTCAATTTAGGAACACAGCAGGTTAAATTAAGTACGGGAAAAATAGCAAGACAGGCAGGAGGTTCTGTAATAGTAAGATGCGGTGGTACCGTATTGCTAGTTACTGCCACAAGAAGTAAAGATGTAAAAGAAGGT encodes the following:
- a CDS encoding CRISPR-associated endonuclease Cas6, translated to MKYSILKFKGNKKYKIKDLEKLKEFLSLKYKEKAEIYNYLSEKSEVSHDKLQYKLIKNNLSVMTVGEAVKINMKLFEEAEYPDIDGNIYSDAEKEIQIINEEISYSQDIMYNYKFVTPYLPLNEDNFRKYLRGEYTLNEVIRENITEVLKEFAINLEENQKIYIEQSLWITSENLRNFDMITFLGEFSTNVKLPDYFSLGRKKDIGYGTFINII